One genomic region from Campylobacter concisus encodes:
- a CDS encoding CZB domain-containing protein, protein MKLNGYRGVLLNEFNKIQDVHECRFGKWYEKDVKNTLVKDAKILSSIAAHHENVHHGLEKAMVIFADKDKGNLPGVEILKDVENSSKVGFEELLEAIKSARK, encoded by the coding sequence ATGAAGCTAAATGGATATAGAGGCGTACTTTTAAATGAGTTTAATAAGATTCAAGATGTTCATGAGTGTAGATTTGGCAAATGGTATGAAAAAGATGTGAAAAATACTCTTGTAAAAGATGCCAAAATTCTCTCAAGTATCGCAGCTCATCATGAAAATGTTCATCATGGACTAGAAAAAGCGATGGTTATTTTTGCTGATAAAGACAAAGGAAATCTACCTGGCGTTGAAATATTAAAAGATGTCGAAAACTCAAGTAAAGTAGGTTTTGAAGAGTTGCTTGAAGCTATTAAGTCTGCAAGAAAATAA
- a CDS encoding histidine triad nucleotide-binding protein, which yields MTIFEKIVAGEIPCNKVLESEKFLAFNDINPKAPIHILIIPKKHYKNFQEMDPILMGEMTKFIQEVATLMGVDKSGYRLITNCGENGGQEVMHLHFHLLGGAKLGWSEGVADPQSTF from the coding sequence AATCCCTTGCAACAAAGTGCTTGAAAGCGAGAAATTTCTAGCTTTTAACGACATTAATCCAAAAGCGCCGATCCACATCCTAATCATCCCAAAAAAACACTATAAAAATTTCCAAGAGATGGATCCGATTTTAATGGGAGAGATGACAAAATTTATCCAAGAAGTGGCGACCTTAATGGGCGTTGATAAGAGCGGATACCGCCTTATAACAAACTGCGGTGAAAACGGCGGTCAAGAAGTTATGCATCTACATTTTCACCTGCTTGGCGGAGCTAAGCTTGGCTGGAGCGAAGGCGTAGCTGATCCACAAAGCACATTTTAA